The stretch of DNA GGCGTTGTGGGCGCGGCGCTTTGGGCCAAATCCGAATACGAGCGCACCCAGGACCTGGATTCGTGACTGAATTGTCGGGTTCTGGCCGCTATCTCGCCGAGGCCGCCGGCATCATCGAGCGGATTGCGGCCACGCAGCTGGCGGCCGTCGATCGTGCCGCCGAGATCTGCGCGCGGAGCATTGCCGCCGGCGGTCTGGTGCATGCGTTTGGCACCGGGCATTCGCGCATTCCGGTCGAGGAGCTCTTTCCCAGGCACGGCAGCTTTCCCGGGTTCCATCCGATCGTCGAGCTCTCGATGACCAACCATACCCAGATCGTCGGGGCCAATGGACAGCGGCAAGCTATGTGGATCGAAAAGCAGGAGGGGCTTGGCGAGGTCATCTTGCGCAACTTCAACTTCGGGCCGGATGACGCCATGCTGATCTTCTCGAACAGTGGCGTGAACGCGGTCGTCGTCGATGTTGCGCTGGGCGCGCACGCGCGCGGCTTGCCGGTGATTGCGGTCGTCTCATTCGACCATGCCAGCCGAAGCGATGCCAAGCATTCCTCGGGCAGGAAGTTGATCGACATCGCGGATATCGCCATCGACAACTGTGTGCCTGCGGGCGATGCCATGATCGAACTGGACGGGCTGGACGATCCGGTTGGCCCAGGGTCGACAATCGGGTTTGCGGCGATTGCCAACGCGCTCAAGACGCAGACGGCGCAGAACCTGGTCGCGCTCGGCCAGCCGCCCCTGGTGCTGTCCTCCTCGGTCGTGATTGGCGAGGCAGCGGCGCAACGCTTCGACGATTGTTACGACGAACAGTCCCGCCGCGTCAGCCGCCTCTATGCCTGGCCCGGGCGTTCGTGAAATCGTCCCGGCAGGTGCGGCAGCAGCACCTCGGAAATCTTGTGATTGAACGCCAGCAGGATCCATATGAGCTGACCAAAGCCGGGGAACGCAAAGGCTGCCGGGATCGAGAGTAGAAAAATCCCCGCGGTGACCAGATGACGCGTCTTTG from Thermomicrobiales bacterium encodes:
- a CDS encoding SIS domain-containing protein → MTELSGSGRYLAEAAGIIERIAATQLAAVDRAAEICARSIAAGGLVHAFGTGHSRIPVEELFPRHGSFPGFHPIVELSMTNHTQIVGANGQRQAMWIEKQEGLGEVILRNFNFGPDDAMLIFSNSGVNAVVVDVALGAHARGLPVIAVVSFDHASRSDAKHSSGRKLIDIADIAIDNCVPAGDAMIELDGLDDPVGPGSTIGFAAIANALKTQTAQNLVALGQPPLVLSSSVVIGEAAAQRFDDCYDEQSRRVSRLYAWPGRS